The Kribbella sp. HUAS MG21 genome includes the window CCTTGTCGCCGCGGCGTGCGAACGCGACCGCGCTGGCCCGTCCGATCCCGGCGCTGGCCCCGGTAACAACGACCACCCGTGCCACGTTCTCCTCCTCCGTCGGCCTCGACTTCCCGGTGACCACCGCGGGCGGCTCGAAACCTCGTTTGCGCCCGCCTGGCCGGGGTACCGCGCGAGCGGCCGCGATTCGGGAGGATCCAGATGACCACGACAGTCGGCGACTACGTACTCGAGCGCCTGCGGGACTGGGGCGTCGACCACGTCTTCGGGTACGCCGGGGACGGCATCAACGGGCTGCTCTCGGCCTGGCAGCGGGCCGGCAACGAGCCGCGGTTCGTGCAGGCCCGGCACGAGGAGATGTCCGCCTTCGAAGCCGTCGGGTACGCGAAGTTCACCGGCCGCGTCGGCGTCTGTACGGCGACCAGCGGCCCGGGCGCGATCCACCTGCTGAACGGGCTGTACGACGCCAAGCTCGACCACGTCCCGGTGGTGGCGATCGTCGGGCAGACCGCCCGCAGCGCGATGGGCGGCAGCTACCAGCAGGAGGTCGACCTGCACACGCTGTTCAAGGACGTCGCCTCCGAGTACTGCGAGACGGTGATGGTCGCGGAACAACTGCCGAACGTCCTCGACCGGGCGATCCGGATCGCGACGGCCCGCCGTACCGTGACCGCGCTGATCATCCCGTCGGACCTGCAGGAGCTGGAGTACACGCCGCCGTCGCACGCGTTCAAGATGGTGCCGTCGAGCACGGACCTGAGCTGGTCGGCGCCGGTTCCCCCGGCGGACCAGCTCAGCCGCGCGGCGGAGATCCTCAACGCGGGCGAACGGGTCGCGATCCTGGTCGGCCAGGGCGCGCGCGGCGCGGTCGACGAGCTGACCGAGCTCGCGGACCTCACCGGCGCCGGCGTCGCGAAAGCCCTGCTGGGCAAGGACGTGCTGTCCGACGAGCTGCCCTGGGTCACCGGTTCGATCGGGCTGCTCGGCACGCGGCCGTCGTACGAGCTGATGATGGACTGCGACACCTTGCTGATGGTGGGATCGAACTTCCCGTACACGCAGTTCCTGCCGGAGTTCGGGGCCGCGCGGGCGATCCAGATCGACCTCGACCCGACGATGATCGGCATGCGGTACCCGTTCGAGGTCAACCTCGTCGGCGACGCGGCCAAGACCCTGCGGGCGCTGATCCCGCTGGTACAGCGCAAGCAGGACAGGTCGTGGCGGTCGGGGGTCGAGGACAAGGTCGCGCGCTGGTGGGAAGTCATGGACCGGCGGGCGCACACCTCCGCGGACCCGATCAACCCGGAGCTGGTGTTCCACGAGCTGTCCGGACGGCTGCCGTCGGACGCGATCCTGGCGGCCGACTCCGGCTCGGCGGCGAACTGGTACGCGCGGCACCTCCGGTTCCGCGGCGACATGCGCGGCTCGCTGTCCGGGACGCTGGCGACGATGGGGCCCGGCGTGCCGTACGTGATCGGCGCCAAGTTCGGGCTGCCGGACCGGCCGGGGTTCGCGCTCGTCGGGGACGGCGCGATGCAGATGAACGGGCTCAACGAGCTGATCACGATCGCGAAGTACTGGCAGGACTGGGCGGACCCGCGGCTCGTGGTCGCCGTACTGCACAACAACGACCTCAACCAAGTGACGTGGGAACTGCGGGCGATGGGCGGGTCCCCGCAGTTCCTGCCCTCCCAGGAGCTGCCCGAGTTCCCGTACGCCGGTTACGCGAAGCTGCTCGGCCTGCACGGGGTGACGGCGGAGAAGCCCGAGGAGGTCGTGCCGGCCTGGGAGGAGGCCCTGCGGGCGGACCGTCCGTGTGTGGTCGAGTTCCGGACCGATCCCGCCGTACCGCCGATCCCGCCGCACGCGACCTGGGACCAGATCGAGAAGGCCCTGGGGTCGATCGTGCGCGGCGACAGCGATCGCGGCGCGATGATCAAGGAAGGCTTCAAGTCCAAGGTCCAGGAATTCCTGCCCGGCAAGGGCTGACCTACTGGACGCGCGGCCAGAAGCCGATCCGCACGGTCGCGTGATTGAACGTCCGCGGCATCTCACCCGCGAGCCGGGCACGGGTGGTGGGATCGACGTCGAGCTCGTACTTCGCGGCGATGTGGCTGACCGCGGTGCTCGTCGTGAGCAGTACGACGTTCTGCCCCGGGCATCCGGCCGGGCCTTCGCTGAACGGGATGATCGGCCACGCCCCGTCGCTGCGCCCGTCGAGCCAGACCTCCGGCTCGAAACGGTTCGCGAAGTCGAGTGCCTCGTCGTCGCGATGGAACACCGAACTCATGATCACGAACTCGGTGCCGGCCGGAGCGATCCGGCCACGCCACTCCGTGTCCTCACGCGCCTGGCGTAGTACGACGAGAGTGGTCGGCCAGAGGCGAACTGACTCCTGCATCGCCGCGCCGGCATGGGCGAGCAGGGGAGAGGCGTCCGGGTGCTCGGCCTCGGCGACGATCGGCGCGAGCAGGTTGCGGCGAGAGCCGAGGACCGCGAGCAGCCGCCAGAGCGCGATGCCCGCCGCGTCGAACGCGAACAGCCAGTGCGGCACCTGCCCGGCCGGGTCCAGCGCCTCGTTGCTCCGGTCGAGGGCCTCGACGAGGGTCCCGGGCTCGGCCTTGTCGACGTACTGCGCCAACGTCGTGAGGAACTCGCTGCGCACTTCGTCGTGGCTCGGGCCGAACTGCGCCCAGTTGGCGTCGGCGCGCAGCTGATCGAGTTGCGCCGTGAGCTCCACGTCGTCGCGGGCCGAGTCGCCGAGGACGATCCGCCGGACGATGCGCGACCACACGGCGCGGAAGTCCTCCCAACCGAGCGTCGCGTAGAGGCTGTCGAGTTCCTCCCGGATGAGCTCGACGAACCGGTGACCGTGGTGATGGACCGGGCTGTGCGTGTCAAGCGCTTGTTCGTTGAGCTCCCGGCGTCCGGCGCGCAGCGGCGGGTTGCTGACCAGGACCGCGTGCGGCTGGAAGTGCGTCAGCGCGCCGACCTTCTCACCGGACGCGGCGGCGAACGGCTCCGGCGTCTCGGCCAGCAACCGGTGGACGTCGTCGCCGGACAGGACGAGCCCCAAGGTGCGGCCCGGGACGCGGAACAGCACCGGCCCGTCGCCGTACTTGCGTCGCAGCCGGCGTACGCACCGCAGCGCTCGGTCGTCGGTGCGCAGCCGCTCGGCCGCGATGCCGAGCCGCGGCCTGCGCAGGATCGGTCCCTGGGCGAGCACCGGGACCAGGACGTCACTCAGGATCCGGCCGGTGTCCAGCGCGGAAGCGAACGGCAGAAGTGTCGGCATGACCGGCAGGTGTCCGCCCGGTGCGGGCCGAAAACCTGGGTTTGACC containing:
- a CDS encoding thiamine pyrophosphate-requiring protein; the encoded protein is MTTTVGDYVLERLRDWGVDHVFGYAGDGINGLLSAWQRAGNEPRFVQARHEEMSAFEAVGYAKFTGRVGVCTATSGPGAIHLLNGLYDAKLDHVPVVAIVGQTARSAMGGSYQQEVDLHTLFKDVASEYCETVMVAEQLPNVLDRAIRIATARRTVTALIIPSDLQELEYTPPSHAFKMVPSSTDLSWSAPVPPADQLSRAAEILNAGERVAILVGQGARGAVDELTELADLTGAGVAKALLGKDVLSDELPWVTGSIGLLGTRPSYELMMDCDTLLMVGSNFPYTQFLPEFGAARAIQIDLDPTMIGMRYPFEVNLVGDAAKTLRALIPLVQRKQDRSWRSGVEDKVARWWEVMDRRAHTSADPINPELVFHELSGRLPSDAILAADSGSAANWYARHLRFRGDMRGSLSGTLATMGPGVPYVIGAKFGLPDRPGFALVGDGAMQMNGLNELITIAKYWQDWADPRLVVAVLHNNDLNQVTWELRAMGGSPQFLPSQELPEFPYAGYAKLLGLHGVTAEKPEEVVPAWEEALRADRPCVVEFRTDPAVPPIPPHATWDQIEKALGSIVRGDSDRGAMIKEGFKSKVQEFLPGKG
- a CDS encoding cytochrome P450 encodes the protein MPTLLPFASALDTGRILSDVLVPVLAQGPILRRPRLGIAAERLRTDDRALRCVRRLRRKYGDGPVLFRVPGRTLGLVLSGDDVHRLLAETPEPFAAASGEKVGALTHFQPHAVLVSNPPLRAGRRELNEQALDTHSPVHHHGHRFVELIREELDSLYATLGWEDFRAVWSRIVRRIVLGDSARDDVELTAQLDQLRADANWAQFGPSHDEVRSEFLTTLAQYVDKAEPGTLVEALDRSNEALDPAGQVPHWLFAFDAAGIALWRLLAVLGSRRNLLAPIVAEAEHPDASPLLAHAGAAMQESVRLWPTTLVVLRQAREDTEWRGRIAPAGTEFVIMSSVFHRDDEALDFANRFEPEVWLDGRSDGAWPIIPFSEGPAGCPGQNVVLLTTSTAVSHIAAKYELDVDPTTRARLAGEMPRTFNHATVRIGFWPRVQ